Within Metabacillus schmidteae, the genomic segment ACGGTATGACACTAATTTCATATGAAACAGTCCCGGTTCTTGGGATTCCGAAAAAGGGTCCGATCGTTAAATACAAAATAATCGGAAAAATCAGACCAAATATAGGATGAACTTTGTTTCCGATTGTTTGAATGTCATTACCAGAAAGTGCGATCGCAACAATTCCTAAAAAGGGTAAGCCAACACCAGTAATTAAAAACCCTAAAATAGCCGGCCACATATGTTCTCCAGCCTGTTGCCCTAATGCTGGTGGGAAGATCATATTTCCAGCTCCGAAAAAGAGTGCAAATAGCATTAAACCGATAACAAGTGTTTGCTTACCGGATGTATGTTGATTCATAATTTCCTCCTGAAAAACTATATTAATAAAATTCCCTAAAATTCGACACAAAGGATAGTTTAGCATAAGTTATAAGAATTTTATAGAAAAAAATAAATTTTATAATAACTTCCAGTGTTGAATCCTTATTTTAGAATAATCATAATTGTTTTAATACTCTATCTATTCGGGATAGACTAGATTTTAAAGTGGCTCCTTGTTATAATTCAGCCTATTATAATGAAGGAGCTTGGTAACCATGCTAAAGAAAAATGAACTTATTTTTATTAGTTTTATGCTTTTTTCGATGTTTTTCGGTGCGGGAAACCTTATATTTCCAGCATTTTTAGGTAGATCTGCAGGAGAAGATGTTTGGCTTTCTCTCGCGGGCTTTATTACAACTGCAGTAGGGTTGCCAATTCTTGGTGTTCTAGCTGTTGCCAAAGCAGGAAGTTTTCATACGCTTGCAAACAGAGTTCATCCATTTTTTGCCTTTTTATTTCCATTATTAATCTATGTTTCCATTGGACCTGGTTTAGCGATTCCAAGAGCTGGTTCGATTGCTTATGAAATGGGGATGAAGCCATTTTTACCAGAATCATTAATGAATCAGCCAGCCATGTTAGCTGTGTACACAGTTGTCTTTTTCGCTGTAACACTATGGTTAAGCTTACAACCCTCTAAACTAGTTGATCGGTTTGGAAAACTATTAACGCCAACCTTGTTAATCATGATAGCATTAATTTTTGTAAAAAGTCTTGTCACACCGATGGGTGCTTTTTCAGAAGCAACAGGTGCGTATCAAGATAATTCATTTTTCCAAGGATTTATGGATGGCTATTTAACAATGGATGCACTAGCTGCGTTAGTGTTTGGAATTGTTGTTGCGAATACCATTCGAGCAAAAGGTGTATCAGATACAAAGCTTGTCTCTAAATATATGGGCTTTGCGGGACTTGGTGCGGGAATATTACTTGCGTCCATTTATACGATACTAGGATTTTTAGGTGCCTCAAGTGCAGGTCTTGGTGAAGCTGAAAATGGTGCAGGTGTATTAACTATTGTAATGAATGAATTATTTGGCAGCATAGGCATTATCCTGCTTGGGTTACTGTTTACTCTTGCATGCTTATGCGTGTGTATCGGGCTTATCATTTCTTGTAGCCAATACTTTTCGTCTCTATTTCCTAAGCTGTCGTACAAAAAATGGGCAGTGATTCTTGCTGTACTAAGTTTATTGGTAGCAAACCTAGGTTTAAATCAGATTTTATCTATTTCTGTTCCAATTTTAGGAGCGATTTATCCAATCGCTGTTGTGTTGATTTTGCTGGGGCTTGCTGGAAACCTGGTGAGTCATTCTGTTTATTTGGTGTCAACGATTTTTACAGCTGTATTTAGTGTGATTGAAACGATTAATACGACGTTTTTAAATGGTATGTTAAATGATGTATTAGGGGTTATTCCTCTTTATGAACAGGGTGTAGGCTGGATTTTACCGGCTTTTGTGGGAGTTGTGATTGGTTTTTTTATGAGGAAAAAATCTGGTCAAGCTGACTTTGAAGAGGTTGCTGCTTAGGGAGAGTGCGAGTTTTCGCGCTCTTCTTTTTTATAGGCTGTTTTTGCATACTTTGTTGTTTTTGATGTAGATAAAAGTTGAAAATTGGTTCGTTTCATTGCGCTGCAGACACTCTCTTTCCTCACTTTCCACAGGAGTCGAGTGTCTTCCGCTCCATTCAACTACCATGAAAATAAACTTCTGTAATTTATAAAAAAAGGCAATACTTAATAAAACGCAGCTCATTCATTTTTTAAATAAGGAGAGTGCGTCTAATCCGTTGATCTACTGTAGAAAATGGACTGGATTGATTAAGATGCTTCAGATTCTTGTAATGTAACTGTGTAGCCTAGACTTTCGAGTCTCCGCAGGGAATGTCGTACAATGGATTGCTCTCTCTGCTTATCAAAGTAGTCTTCGCCTAAGTCTACATACATTTCTTTACGAGTTAAGAGGTAATAAGCTATTCTCAATATGGCATGAGCCACAACTATTCCTGCTCGTTTCCTGCCTTTTCGTGAAGCTGTACGTCTATACAGTTCACCGAGATAGTTTTTAGATCTTCTTACTGAATGAGCTGCTTCTGTTAATGCTGACCTTAAATACTTATTTCCTTTTTTAGTTTTGGCTGATTTCCTTTTTCCAGCACTTTCATTTTGTCCAGGAACTAAGCCTGCCCAGGAACACATATGAGCTGCACTTGGAAATTGTTTCTTAACATCAGTCCCTATTTCTGATAATATTTGTTCAGCCATTCTTGTAGCTATACCAGGAATAGAGTCTAGTCGTTCGACATCTTCCTGATGTGAACTTACTCTTACAGCTACTTCTTTATCTAACATATCGATTTGCTCAGTCAAAAAATCAATATGCTTTAAAATGGTTTTCAACATAAGACGTTGGTGCGAATTGATATATCCTCTAAGTGCGAGCTCCAATTCATCTTTCTTCTTTTTCATTGTACGTCGAGCGAAGTTTGCTAGTTTTTCAGGATCGTCTTCACCATCGGCAATAGCGTTAAGCATATCCCGAGCTGAAACACCCATAACATCTGAAACCACAGAGCCTAGCTTAATGTTTGCACCCTCTAACACCTTTTGTATGCGATTATGTTGTCTAGCACGTTCTTCAATGATACTCCGACGATACCGAACCAGTTCACGGAGTTCCCGTTGGTTCCGATCTGGAATGTAACTGGCTTTTAAAAGTCCATGACGAAGAAGTTTTGCAATCCATTCTGCATCTTTGACATCTGTTTTACGTCCTGGAACTGCCTTAATATGTTGGGCATTGACAACCAAAAACTCAATATCTTCAGCCTCTAGTAAATTCACAATTGGTTTCCAGTAAACACTCGTGCTCTCCATAGCAACATGGGTACAATTATGCTGTTTAATCCAGTCAACCAACTGTAATAGAAATACAGTTTTAGTAGAAAACGTTTGAATCTCCTTTCCTTCTGGTGTCATAATACATGCAGTAATATTGTCCTTGTGAACATCCATACCACATGCTTTTTCAATGACTACATCCATAAAAAACATCCTTTCTACGGCACAAATAATTATTGGAGGCTGGTGCAGCAACCAGAATGGGATTAATCTACCATGTGTGCTTCCCGTAAGGGAGCGACAGTCAGTGGTGCACCGTGGTCGTTGGAGTCAGACTATAGAATGGGCTCTCACGCACCATAGTTTATCGACCTTCCTCTCCCAGCCGTAGAAACAGTATTGACGGTTTATAATCATTTTCATTCTCTGTGGTGAAGCGCTGATTTTTGCGCTTCATGGATGGCTATAGAGTTAAAATAGTGTTTTAAAAGCCACAACCTTTGTGAAAACAGCCTTTTTATAAAAACTTTATAATTGTAAAGTATGAATGAGATTGACTAGATTGTATAATAAAGAAAAGGAGGTGAAATAGAATGGAAAAGCTATTGAATCAAATTCTTACTGAAATGAGAGAGAAGTTTGACAGGGTTGATAAAAAATTTGACAGGATGGATGAAAGATTCAACAGGATGGATAAAAGATTTGAAAAGGTAGAAGTGCAAATGAAAAAAGGCTTTAGCGAAGTGAATCAGCACTTGGATCGCATAGAAGTTGCTCAGAATCAGGATGTGATTGCGATCTTGAAAAAAATCGATAGAAATACAAGAACAGGTGCCTCACACTAGCTTCTTAACCATCATTTCTAAATGCCCCGTAGCCACTTCTACTTCGTGATTCATTTTTCAAAAACAAAGGGACTTGTCCCTGATACCCTGGGACAGTCCCTTAATAAAAACTTACTTTACTTTTTGTCCTTCTACATACTCTACTAATTGCTCCTCAGCATCTTTAGCAACATTACTTACTGCTTTTGAAATAGTAGCAGCTTTTCCTTCTTTCACAAGCCATTTCGCTAGAGCCTTAATTGTACTCATAAAATCTTTCACAACGGTCTTGCTCATCGGATCATAAAGGGAAGGGAGGTCTTTTAAGCATACGTGCTTCCAAACATTCTCGTCACATGCATCCCAGCTTTCAACAGCATGTCCTTCTAAAATTTCTCTTAAATCAAATAAGCAATTTCGATATTTTCTTAGAGTAAGATCTGATTTTCCGTCTGTTTTTTCTTTGAAGAAGGTTACTAGGTCTTCTGAATAAAAGGTATTCACTGTTGCAGGAGTAAATCCTAATAATTCATAGACAGGTATGTCTTCTTCTTTTACAAGTGATTTTTCCTCAGTTGCAGAGTTAAATTCATTGATCGTTGTTATACGCTCAGCTCCACCCGTAACAAATGGTGAAAGTGGAAGGCCGAGTTCTTTACGAACACTGTTGAAATCAGCTGTGATCTCGATTTGTCCGAATTCGCGTTGTGCTTGTGTATATAAATTATTTTCTCTCTGCTGCAAATAGGCTTCAACTCTATCTATTTGCCCTTCATTGATAAGGTCATGCACTGATTTGTCATTTAAATGAGGAATTTTAATATCCAAATCCAGACGAACATCATGGTTGGCGTAAAGCAGCATGTATTGTGGTGCGCCCTCTGGTAAGGAAGCTACCGTGTTTTTCATCTCAACGGTCTTTGGAACCTCGATTGTTTTCTGTTGCTGATCTGACAATGTGATGATATCAGCATTCAATATATGATGAAGTTCATTTATAGACTCTTCTTCAAGTGTGATATATGTTAAAGCATTATCTTCTATTGTGAGTGTTCCAATTACATTTCCTATTTGAATAGGTTCTGTAAGGGCATTGTCAGTATATTGATACCATGAGTTCACCCAATTGCTTACCTTCATTTGATTTTCCCATTTATCAATTAAAAATTGCTGCTGGGATTGAAGCACATCAAACAGTGCCTGCTGATTAACAATTTCATATTTATTAATATATTGCGTGATGTTTCTTGTTTCAGTACTTTCTCGATTTTTATCCGTATTAAAGGCTGCAAGTACCTCAGGATAATACTCCATCAAAATCTGTTCTGGAGTGAGTTGTTTCTCGTTTTGGAGCTTGGTTACAATTTGAATAGCATTTTCGAGCTTATCTGGAGCATGGATGCCTCTGACTCCATTAAAATAGTAGAAAGAGTCAAATGGTTCAATGAGCCCGAATGTGCCGCTCCACGGTGCAACAGAGCCAGAGAGATTTTCTTCTATTTTTGCTAAAGGAAATGTTTCATTTGTAAGCATATCCTTAAACATTACGCTCTTTTCATCCTGGTCAACTGCTTGTAACAGTTTTGGAGTTAAAGACTTCCAGTTTTGGGCCATTTCGTATTCATCTTGTGAAAGACGTTTTCCCTGGTCTGACAAAAACCATTCAATACCGCGCAATCCATTTTCATAGCGATAGAAAAAAACAAGCCAAAAATCAAAAAATTGGTTTTCAATTTTATTAGATAAAGAGTGCTCTGTTCTTCTTTTAAATTCACTATGTAATTTGTATTGCTGACCTACTGGGATTTTTTTATATACGAAGTCCTTTATTTTCAACGTAAGCATATGCTTTTGTTGATAAAAACGTTCTTCTTTTACTTCATGCAGCTGAATCACGCTTGATTTCTTCATACAGCATTTTTTATATTTTTTCCCGCTTCCGCATATACACGGGTCATTACGTCTTGCTTCCACTTTCATCACCTATCATTCTTTTCTAATCCATACTATATATTAAACTAAGTTTTTATAATGAGCAAAGTATACAAAATTAGATTTTAGTCAAAAGCTGAAGTATATTCAAGTCATAAGAAATAAATGAAACTTTTTCCGCGAATCATTCGTACTAATTAGTAAGAAGTGAAGTTATCAATAGGAGACGATGATGATGAAGCAAGTTGTCCATTTTTTTATACAATCAACAGCTGCAACCATGTCAACGGGAACGATATGGCTGGTAAGCTTTTTTCCATTAGATCAGACGTTTTTATTGTCAAGTGCATATGCCATTGGCGGGGGGACTGCTGTATTTTTTTCAACAAAAGCGCTCACTCATCAGCAATTTTTAAAACAGAATCAGCTATCGAGAAAAGAATTTGCCTATATTAAGCGGCATTTGAAAGAAGCGGATCAAAAAATAAAACGTCTGCGTAAGGCACTTTTTAGCATACGAACGATTTCAACGATTAAGCAAA encodes:
- the brnQ gene encoding branched-chain amino acid transport system II carrier protein, with amino-acid sequence MLKKNELIFISFMLFSMFFGAGNLIFPAFLGRSAGEDVWLSLAGFITTAVGLPILGVLAVAKAGSFHTLANRVHPFFAFLFPLLIYVSIGPGLAIPRAGSIAYEMGMKPFLPESLMNQPAMLAVYTVVFFAVTLWLSLQPSKLVDRFGKLLTPTLLIMIALIFVKSLVTPMGAFSEATGAYQDNSFFQGFMDGYLTMDALAALVFGIVVANTIRAKGVSDTKLVSKYMGFAGLGAGILLASIYTILGFLGASSAGLGEAENGAGVLTIVMNELFGSIGIILLGLLFTLACLCVCIGLIISCSQYFSSLFPKLSYKKWAVILAVLSLLVANLGLNQILSISVPILGAIYPIAVVLILLGLAGNLVSHSVYLVSTIFTAVFSVIETINTTFLNGMLNDVLGVIPLYEQGVGWILPAFVGVVIGFFMRKKSGQADFEEVAA
- a CDS encoding IS110 family RNA-guided transposase, whose protein sequence is MDVVIEKACGMDVHKDNITACIMTPEGKEIQTFSTKTVFLLQLVDWIKQHNCTHVAMESTSVYWKPIVNLLEAEDIEFLVVNAQHIKAVPGRKTDVKDAEWIAKLLRHGLLKASYIPDRNQRELRELVRYRRSIIEERARQHNRIQKVLEGANIKLGSVVSDVMGVSARDMLNAIADGEDDPEKLANFARRTMKKKKDELELALRGYINSHQRLMLKTILKHIDFLTEQIDMLDKEVAVRVSSHQEDVERLDSIPGIATRMAEQILSEIGTDVKKQFPSAAHMCSWAGLVPGQNESAGKRKSAKTKKGNKYLRSALTEAAHSVRRSKNYLGELYRRTASRKGRKRAGIVVAHAILRIAYYLLTRKEMYVDLGEDYFDKQREQSIVRHSLRRLESLGYTVTLQESEAS
- a CDS encoding SEC-C metal-binding domain-containing protein, with the translated sequence MKVEARRNDPCICGSGKKYKKCCMKKSSVIQLHEVKEERFYQQKHMLTLKIKDFVYKKIPVGQQYKLHSEFKRRTEHSLSNKIENQFFDFWLVFFYRYENGLRGIEWFLSDQGKRLSQDEYEMAQNWKSLTPKLLQAVDQDEKSVMFKDMLTNETFPLAKIEENLSGSVAPWSGTFGLIEPFDSFYYFNGVRGIHAPDKLENAIQIVTKLQNEKQLTPEQILMEYYPEVLAAFNTDKNRESTETRNITQYINKYEIVNQQALFDVLQSQQQFLIDKWENQMKVSNWVNSWYQYTDNALTEPIQIGNVIGTLTIEDNALTYITLEEESINELHHILNADIITLSDQQQKTIEVPKTVEMKNTVASLPEGAPQYMLLYANHDVRLDLDIKIPHLNDKSVHDLINEGQIDRVEAYLQQRENNLYTQAQREFGQIEITADFNSVRKELGLPLSPFVTGGAERITTINEFNSATEEKSLVKEEDIPVYELLGFTPATVNTFYSEDLVTFFKEKTDGKSDLTLRKYRNCLFDLREILEGHAVESWDACDENVWKHVCLKDLPSLYDPMSKTVVKDFMSTIKALAKWLVKEGKAATISKAVSNVAKDAEEQLVEYVEGQKVK